Proteins from a genomic interval of Burkholderiales bacterium:
- a CDS encoding flagellar basal body P-ring protein FlgI, with the protein MTAVAGTAHAERIKDLASIGGVRSNALIGYGLVVGLDGTGDQTTQTPFTTQSLTTMLSQLGITLPPGTNLQLKNVAAVMVTATLPAFAKPGQQVDVTVSSLGNAKSLRGGTLLLTPLKGADGQVYALSQGNVLVGGVGAAAGGSSVTVNHLSVGRIAAGATVERAVQTNLGGSGSIMLAVNTTDFTTTERIVSAINGAFGDIAVAVDGRTVQVAAPEDPTQRVAFLSRIESLNVTPGSAAAKVIVNARTGSVVMNQAVTVDVCAVAHGNLSVSISSEPVISQPAPLARRGNTVVSERAQIEIKANQGQLMTVKGANLGEVVKALNAIGATPQDLLSILQAMKAAGALRAELEII; encoded by the coding sequence ATGACGGCAGTGGCAGGCACCGCCCACGCCGAGCGAATCAAGGATCTCGCCTCCATCGGGGGCGTGCGCTCCAACGCGCTGATCGGCTACGGCCTCGTCGTCGGTCTCGACGGCACGGGCGACCAGACGACGCAGACGCCGTTCACGACGCAGAGCCTGACGACGATGCTCTCGCAGCTGGGCATCACGCTGCCGCCGGGCACCAACCTCCAGTTGAAGAACGTCGCGGCGGTGATGGTCACCGCGACGCTGCCGGCGTTCGCCAAGCCGGGCCAGCAGGTCGACGTGACGGTCTCCTCGCTCGGCAACGCGAAGAGCCTGCGCGGCGGCACGCTGCTCCTGACGCCGTTGAAAGGCGCGGACGGGCAGGTCTACGCGCTGTCGCAGGGCAACGTCCTGGTCGGCGGTGTCGGCGCGGCGGCGGGCGGCAGCAGCGTCACCGTGAACCACCTGTCGGTCGGCCGCATCGCAGCGGGCGCCACGGTCGAGCGCGCGGTGCAGACCAACCTCGGCGGCAGCGGCAGCATCATGCTCGCGGTGAACACCACCGATTTCACGACGACCGAGCGCATCGTCTCGGCGATCAACGGCGCGTTCGGCGACATCGCGGTGGCCGTCGACGGCCGCACCGTGCAGGTCGCGGCCCCGGAAGACCCGACGCAGCGCGTCGCGTTCCTCTCGCGCATCGAAAGCCTCAACGTGACGCCCGGCAGCGCCGCGGCGAAAGTGATCGTCAACGCACGCACCGGATCGGTGGTGATGAACCAGGCCGTGACGGTGGATGTGTGCGCGGTCGCCCACGGCAACCTGTCGGTCTCGATCAGCAGCGAGCCGGTGATCAGCCAGCCCGCGCCGCTCGCGCGCCGCGGCAACACCGTGGTCTCGGAGCGCGCGCAGATCGAGATCAAGGCCAACCAGGGGCAGCTCATGACGGTGAAAGGCGCCAATCTGGGCGAAGTGGTCAAGGCGCTCAACGCGATCGGCGCGACGCCGCAGGATCTGCTGTCGATCCTGCAGGCGATGAAGGCCGCCGGCGCGCTGCGCGCGGAGCTCGAGATCATCTAA
- a CDS encoding flagellar basal body L-ring protein FlgH, protein MNTKLIVIAALVAAATSGCVTVTPPTSVHQPISVRPAQPAPVVRTEGSVYTAGFASGLLFEDRRARSVGDIITVQIVEKTDASKKSNTNTSRGSNNNFGVTALAGLPGKSLLNSNLAATSDFSFDGKGESSNANGFSGTITVTVTEVLPNGNLLVSGEKQVGINQGSEFIRLSGVVNPIQLTAGNTIQSIQLADARIEYRGSGAIAENQQTGWLTRFFLNVLPF, encoded by the coding sequence ATGAACACGAAACTCATAGTGATCGCCGCGCTCGTCGCCGCCGCCACCAGCGGCTGCGTCACCGTCACCCCGCCCACCAGCGTCCACCAGCCGATCAGCGTGCGTCCCGCGCAGCCGGCGCCGGTGGTGCGCACCGAAGGCTCGGTGTACACCGCGGGCTTCGCGAGCGGGCTGCTCTTCGAAGACCGCCGCGCGCGCAGCGTGGGCGACATCATCACGGTGCAGATCGTCGAGAAGACCGACGCGTCGAAGAAGTCGAACACCAACACCAGCCGCGGCAGCAACAACAACTTCGGCGTGACCGCGCTGGCGGGCCTGCCGGGCAAATCGCTGCTGAACTCGAACCTCGCGGCCACCTCGGACTTCTCGTTCGACGGCAAGGGCGAGAGCTCGAACGCGAACGGTTTCAGCGGCACGATCACCGTCACCGTCACCGAAGTGCTGCCCAACGGCAACCTCCTGGTGAGCGGCGAGAAACAGGTCGGCATCAACCAGGGCTCGGAGTTCATCCGCCTGTCGGGCGTGGTGAACCCCATCCAGCTCACCGCCGGCAACACGATCCAGTCGATCCAGCTCGCCGACGCGCGCATCGAATACCGCGGCAGCGGCGCGATCGCCGAGAACCAGCAGACCGGCTGGCTCACGCGCTTCTTCCTCAACGTGCTGCCGTTCTGA
- the flgG gene encoding flagellar basal-body rod protein FlgG has translation MIRSLWISKTGLDAQQTNMDVTANNLANVSTNGFKKSRAVFEDLLYQTIRQPGAQSSQQTQLPSGLQLGTGVKPVATERLFTQGNLQQTNNPLDVAIQGQGFFQVQMPDGSAAYTRDGSFQVNAQGQLVTASGFPVQPAIQIPANSLNVTIARDGVVSVSRQGQAAPTQVGTLQLIGFVNPAGLQSMGENLYIETAASGTPGSNAPGTNGMGLLNQGYVETSNVNVVEELVSMIQTQRAYEINSKAIQTSDQMLQKLAQL, from the coding sequence ATGATTCGCTCCCTGTGGATTTCGAAGACCGGTCTGGATGCGCAGCAGACCAACATGGACGTCACCGCGAACAACCTCGCGAACGTCTCGACCAACGGTTTCAAGAAGAGCCGCGCGGTGTTCGAGGACCTGCTGTACCAGACGATCCGCCAGCCCGGCGCGCAGTCGTCGCAGCAGACCCAGCTCCCGTCGGGCCTGCAGCTCGGCACCGGTGTGAAGCCGGTCGCGACCGAGCGCCTCTTCACGCAGGGCAACCTGCAGCAGACGAACAACCCGCTCGACGTCGCGATCCAGGGCCAGGGCTTCTTCCAGGTGCAGATGCCCGACGGCAGCGCGGCGTACACGCGCGACGGCTCGTTCCAGGTGAACGCGCAGGGCCAGCTCGTCACCGCGAGCGGCTTCCCCGTCCAGCCCGCGATCCAGATTCCGGCGAACTCGCTGAACGTCACCATCGCCCGCGACGGCGTGGTGTCGGTGAGCCGCCAGGGGCAGGCCGCCCCGACGCAGGTCGGCACGCTCCAGCTCATCGGCTTCGTCAATCCGGCCGGCCTGCAGAGCATGGGCGAGAACCTCTACATCGAGACCGCCGCGTCGGGCACGCCCGGCAGCAACGCGCCCGGCACCAACGGCATGGGCCTGCTGAACCAGGGCTACGTCGAGACTTCGAACGTGAACGTGGTCGAAGAGCTCGTCTCGATGATCCAGACCCAGCGCGCTTACGAGATCAACTCGAAAGCGATCCAGACGTCCGACCAGATGCTCCAGAAGCTGGCGCAGTTGTAA
- the flgF gene encoding flagellar basal-body rod protein FlgF produces MDRMIYVAMSGAKQMLTQQAVAANNLANANTTGFRAQVASFRAAETLGDGAATRAFVVDSTPGADFTPGAIQATGRDLDVAIEGAGWIAVQTPDGSEGYTRNGSLQVNVNGVLQTRTGLSVLGEGGPIAIPENVRITIGADGTVSTVPNTGAQQVQNLGRIKLVNPPEQSLYRGDDGIFRVRAGTQVDSDPKVKVQGGALEGSNVNVVEAMVGMISLARQFDMNMKILQNADGNDRQATQLLSVAR; encoded by the coding sequence ATGGACCGCATGATCTACGTCGCGATGAGCGGCGCCAAACAGATGCTCACGCAGCAGGCCGTGGCGGCGAACAACCTCGCCAACGCCAACACGACCGGCTTCCGTGCGCAGGTCGCGTCGTTCCGCGCCGCGGAGACCCTCGGCGACGGCGCCGCGACGCGCGCGTTCGTCGTCGATTCGACCCCGGGCGCGGATTTCACGCCGGGTGCGATCCAGGCGACCGGCCGCGATCTCGACGTCGCGATCGAAGGTGCGGGCTGGATCGCGGTGCAGACGCCGGACGGTTCCGAAGGCTACACGCGCAACGGCAGCCTGCAGGTGAACGTTAACGGCGTGCTCCAGACCCGCACCGGGCTGTCGGTGCTCGGCGAGGGCGGTCCGATCGCCATCCCCGAGAACGTGCGCATCACGATCGGCGCCGACGGCACGGTCTCGACGGTGCCCAACACCGGCGCGCAGCAGGTGCAGAACCTCGGCCGCATCAAGCTCGTCAACCCGCCCGAGCAAAGCCTCTACCGCGGCGACGACGGCATCTTCCGCGTGCGCGCCGGCACGCAGGTCGACAGCGATCCGAAAGTGAAAGTGCAGGGCGGCGCGCTCGAAGGCAGCAACGTCAACGTCGTCGAAGCGATGGTCGGCATGATCTCGCTCGCGCGCCAGTTCGACATGAACATGAAGATCCTCCAGAACGCCGACGGCAACGATCGCCAGGCGACGCAGCTCCTCTCCGTCGCCCGCTAA
- the flgE gene encoding flagellar hook protein FlgE, which produces MGFQAGLSGLNAAAKNIDVIGNNVANANTVGFKSSRAIFADVFASSLGGGGSGNVGIGTKVASVQQEFTQGNITTTNSPLDVAINGRGFFRFDDNGSAMYSRNGQMHVDDNGYIVNSDNLRLTGYTVDSLNNIVASAPVPLHLSTTDISPSATTELLGTLNLDSRSPAIAGVFNPNNAATYTNSTSSAIYDSLGNAHALTYYFVKTATPGQWDVHATVDGGAVGAVDLGAGAGNPVQLDFNSSGQLTTAQPMSGVNVTVATGAISPISMQMNWTGTTQFGSDFGVTALSQDGYTSGRLVGFDIADDGVISGRYTNGQANTLGQVVLANFANPQGLRPTGNNLWQETADSGQPIIGAPQTGSMGSLQSAAIEDSNVDLTQELVNMITAQRVYQANAQTIKTQDQVLQTIVNLR; this is translated from the coding sequence ATGGGTTTCCAGGCTGGACTGAGCGGTCTCAATGCCGCTGCCAAGAACATCGACGTCATCGGCAACAACGTGGCGAACGCCAACACCGTGGGCTTCAAGAGCTCGCGCGCGATCTTCGCGGACGTCTTCGCGAGCTCGCTCGGCGGCGGCGGCTCCGGCAACGTGGGCATCGGCACGAAAGTCGCGTCGGTGCAGCAGGAATTCACGCAGGGCAACATCACCACCACCAACAGCCCGCTCGACGTGGCGATCAACGGCCGCGGCTTCTTCCGCTTCGACGACAACGGCAGCGCGATGTACTCGCGCAACGGCCAGATGCACGTCGACGACAACGGCTACATCGTCAACAGCGACAACCTGCGCCTGACCGGCTACACGGTCGACTCGCTGAACAACATCGTCGCCTCGGCGCCGGTGCCGCTGCACCTGTCGACGACCGACATCAGCCCGTCGGCGACGACCGAGCTGCTCGGCACGCTCAACCTCGACTCGCGCTCCCCGGCGATCGCCGGGGTGTTCAACCCGAACAACGCCGCGACCTACACCAACTCGACCTCGAGCGCGATCTACGACTCGCTCGGCAACGCGCACGCGCTGACCTACTACTTCGTGAAGACCGCGACGCCGGGCCAGTGGGACGTGCACGCGACGGTCGACGGCGGCGCCGTGGGTGCGGTGGACCTCGGTGCGGGCGCCGGCAACCCGGTTCAGCTCGACTTCAACTCCAGCGGCCAGCTCACGACCGCGCAGCCGATGAGCGGCGTCAACGTCACGGTCGCGACCGGCGCGATCTCGCCCATCTCGATGCAGATGAACTGGACCGGCACGACGCAGTTCGGCTCCGACTTCGGCGTGACCGCGCTGTCGCAGGACGGTTACACCTCGGGCCGCCTCGTCGGCTTCGACATCGCGGACGACGGCGTGATCTCGGGCCGTTACACCAACGGCCAGGCGAACACGCTCGGCCAGGTCGTGCTCGCGAACTTCGCCAACCCGCAGGGCCTGCGCCCCACGGGCAACAACCTGTGGCAGGAGACCGCGGACTCGGGCCAGCCGATCATCGGCGCGCCGCAGACCGGCAGCATGGGCTCGCTGCAATCGGCCGCGATCGAAGACTCGAACGTCGACCTCACGCAGGAGCTGGTGAACATGATCACCGCCCAGCGCGTATACCAGGCCAACGCGCAGACGATCAAAACGCAGGATCAGGTGCTGCAAACCATCGTTAATCTGCGTTAA
- a CDS encoding flagellar hook assembly protein FlgD codes for MLPILTAIGTGLSVLSGIKSLMSDSSSSNSSSNKSTTTVPVSTNTTTTSSAASSAPGALSATEQQDRFLKLLVTQMKNQDPLNPLDNAQVTTQLAQINTVTGIEKLNSTMQNFSTSMLSGQSLQGAAMIGRQVYAVGSTLNLADGKAVGAVNLTQPADRVYVSIADSAGTIIRRIELGAAGSGMSGFEWDGKTDAGTTANPGQYTFQVVAASGNKTITAEPVALGKVDGVSLGSSGMKLNLQGGGSVGMSDVKQIL; via the coding sequence ATGCTACCCATACTCACCGCGATCGGCACCGGACTGTCGGTCCTCTCGGGCATCAAGAGCCTCATGTCGGACAGCTCGAGCTCCAATTCGAGCTCGAACAAGAGCACGACGACGGTGCCCGTCAGCACCAACACCACGACGACGAGCTCCGCGGCGTCGTCGGCGCCGGGCGCGCTCAGCGCGACCGAGCAGCAGGACCGGTTCCTCAAGCTGCTGGTCACTCAGATGAAGAACCAGGATCCGCTCAACCCGCTCGACAACGCGCAGGTCACCACGCAGCTCGCGCAGATCAATACCGTGACCGGCATCGAGAAGCTCAATTCGACGATGCAGAATTTCTCCACCTCGATGCTGTCGGGCCAGTCGCTGCAGGGCGCCGCGATGATCGGACGCCAGGTCTACGCGGTAGGCTCGACGCTCAACCTCGCCGACGGCAAGGCGGTCGGCGCGGTGAACCTCACACAGCCCGCGGATCGCGTTTACGTGTCGATCGCCGACTCGGCCGGCACGATCATCCGCCGCATCGAGCTCGGTGCCGCCGGCAGCGGCATGTCGGGCTTCGAGTGGGACGGCAAGACCGACGCCGGCACCACCGCGAACCCCGGCCAGTACACGTTCCAGGTCGTCGCCGCGAGCGGCAACAAGACGATCACCGCCGAGCCGGTCGCGCTCGGCAAAGTCGACGGCGTGTCGCTCGGATCGAGCGGCATGAAGCTCAACCTTCAGGGCGGCGGCAGCGTAGGCATGTCCGACGTCAAACAAATCCTCTAA
- the flgC gene encoding flagellar basal body rod protein FlgC, translating into MSSLFSILDVSGSALTAQSQRLNTTASNLANADSVTSSNGTPYKAKQVVFTAQPVNAQDGSVGVRVSEVREDQTPGRRVHDPRHPLADKDGYVTMPNVNVIEEMVNMISASRSYQTNAELMNTAKTLLLKTLQIGQ; encoded by the coding sequence ATGTCTTCCTTATTCAGCATCCTCGACGTCTCGGGCAGCGCGCTCACCGCGCAGTCGCAGCGCCTGAACACGACCGCGAGCAACCTCGCGAACGCCGACAGCGTCACGAGCTCGAACGGCACGCCGTACAAGGCGAAGCAGGTCGTGTTCACCGCGCAGCCGGTCAACGCGCAGGACGGCTCGGTCGGGGTGCGCGTGTCGGAAGTGCGCGAAGACCAGACGCCCGGCCGCCGCGTGCACGATCCCAGGCACCCGCTCGCGGACAAGGACGGCTACGTGACCATGCCGAACGTCAACGTGATCGAGGAGATGGTGAACATGATCTCCGCGTCGCGCTCGTACCAGACCAACGCCGAGCTGATGAACACGGCGAAGACCCTGCTCCTCAAGACGCTGCAGATCGGCCAGTAA
- the flgB gene encoding flagellar basal body rod protein FlgB, which translates to MNKLDALFQFNQTALSLHAERQKLIASNIANADTPGYKARDIDFASALKDARAPQSKLAAPGLKTLGDKGPMDTELMYRSAVQRSVDGNTVDIDVERAQFAENAVRYEAQTMFISSKIKAMLAAIQG; encoded by the coding sequence ATGAACAAGCTCGACGCACTTTTCCAGTTCAACCAGACGGCGCTCTCGCTGCACGCGGAGCGCCAGAAGCTGATCGCGTCGAACATCGCCAACGCGGACACGCCGGGCTACAAGGCCCGCGACATCGATTTCGCCAGCGCGCTGAAAGACGCACGCGCCCCGCAGTCGAAGCTCGCGGCGCCCGGGCTGAAGACGCTCGGCGACAAAGGCCCGATGGACACCGAGCTCATGTATCGCAGCGCGGTCCAGCGCAGCGTCGACGGCAACACGGTGGACATCGACGTCGAGCGCGCGCAGTTCGCGGAGAACGCGGTGCGCTACGAAGCCCAGACGATGTTCATCTCGAGCAAGATCAAGGCGATGCTCGCCGCGATCCAGGGATAA
- the flgA gene encoding flagellar basal body P-ring formation chaperone FlgA, protein MTRFFRLIALALLVAALPAAYAQVPAAQGLPARAQQPHSTIKAAVEEFLRVQTSGLPGKASFTAGAIDPRLQLAACGAMDVFSPPGSRLWGNTSVGVRCGAPTPWTIYVTVSVRVSGPYLASARGLTAGQPLTQADFTVMTGDLTHMPAGVATDASQVVGKTLVSPLAAGQPIRADLLRTPNAVLSGQNVKVVSEGAGFRVAADGKAVNNAVVGQVAQVRMNSGQTVSGIARADGTVEVKF, encoded by the coding sequence ATGACCCGCTTTTTCCGCCTGATCGCGCTCGCCTTACTGGTTGCCGCCCTGCCCGCGGCCTACGCGCAAGTGCCCGCCGCACAAGGTCTGCCGGCGCGGGCCCAGCAGCCGCATTCCACGATCAAGGCCGCGGTCGAGGAGTTCCTGCGCGTGCAGACGAGCGGGCTTCCGGGAAAAGCAAGCTTTACCGCCGGGGCGATCGACCCCCGCCTCCAGCTCGCCGCCTGCGGCGCCATGGACGTCTTCAGCCCGCCCGGGAGCCGCCTGTGGGGTAACACCTCGGTCGGCGTGCGCTGCGGCGCCCCGACGCCCTGGACGATCTACGTGACCGTTTCGGTGCGCGTCAGCGGCCCCTATCTCGCCAGCGCCCGCGGCCTCACCGCCGGCCAGCCCCTGACCCAGGCCGATTTCACGGTCATGACCGGCGACCTCACCCACATGCCCGCCGGCGTGGCCACCGACGCTTCGCAGGTGGTCGGCAAGACGCTGGTCTCGCCGCTCGCCGCCGGCCAGCCGATCCGCGCCGATCTCCTGCGCACCCCGAACGCGGTGCTCTCCGGCCAGAACGTGAAAGTCGTTTCCGAAGGCGCCGGCTTCCGCGTCGCCGCGGACGGCAAGGCGGTGAACAACGCGGTGGTCGGCCAGGTGGCCCAGGTCCGCATGAATTCCGGGCAGACGGTCAGCGGCATCGCCCGCGCCGACGGTACGGTCGAAGTAAAGTTCTAA
- the flgM gene encoding flagellar biosynthesis anti-sigma factor FlgM: protein MKINPSAKSIAPAAVAEERSRVQKQAEQPKSGGSSSVKLSSLSSSLSQIEAGMDKAQAVDSKRVAEIKKAIDEGRFEVNSSAVADRLIENTRDFLRTHKQ, encoded by the coding sequence GTGAAAATCAACCCGAGTGCAAAGAGCATCGCTCCCGCGGCCGTCGCCGAAGAGCGCTCACGCGTCCAGAAGCAGGCCGAGCAGCCGAAGTCCGGGGGCAGCTCCAGCGTCAAGCTGAGCTCGCTCTCCTCGTCGCTTTCCCAGATCGAAGCGGGGATGGACAAGGCGCAGGCCGTCGACAGCAAACGCGTCGCCGAGATCAAGAAAGCGATCGACGAAGGCCGGTTCGAAGTGAATTCGAGCGCCGTCGCGGACCGCCTGATCGAGAACACGCGCGACTTCCTGCGCACGCACAAGCAGTAA
- a CDS encoding flagellar protein FlgN — MSQPAAQLAATIRSERAGVQALVETLTAERNALLNGLTDQLAETAQRKRELLLHIAHLGDQRNRVLERSGFAADRRGMENWLVANDPSGVARTEWNALLELTRGAHRLNRENGAYIDAGMRANQHALQALMSASAAASTYGASGRATNPYASRSLASA, encoded by the coding sequence ATGAGCCAACCCGCCGCACAGCTCGCCGCCACGATCCGTTCGGAGCGTGCGGGCGTCCAGGCGCTGGTCGAGACGCTGACGGCGGAGCGCAACGCCCTCCTCAACGGCCTCACCGACCAGCTCGCCGAGACCGCGCAGAGGAAGCGCGAGCTGCTGCTGCACATCGCCCATCTCGGCGACCAGCGCAACCGCGTGCTCGAGCGCAGCGGCTTCGCCGCCGACCGCCGCGGCATGGAGAACTGGCTCGTCGCCAACGACCCCTCCGGCGTCGCCCGTACCGAGTGGAATGCGCTCCTCGAGCTCACGCGCGGCGCGCATCGCCTGAACCGGGAAAACGGCGCCTACATCGACGCCGGAATGCGCGCCAACCAGCACGCCTTGCAGGCGCTGATGAGCGCCAGCGCCGCCGCCAGCACCTACGGCGCTTCCGGCCGCGCCACCAACCCCTACGCATCCAGATCCCTTGCGTCCGCGTAG